Within the Heliangelus exortis chromosome 5, bHelExo1.hap1, whole genome shotgun sequence genome, the region CGATCAACCCTGCCAGCAGAAATGGGGAGCCCAGGTTCTGAGAAGTCGTCTGCTCATGGCTGGAGGGGATGTTGCTGCCATTGCTCAAAAAGGAAGCCTTGGTTGTGGCTTCTGAACAGATGGTGTCTTCTCCAGTTCGATAATTGTTATAAGTATCCAGGGGAACCAAACAAATCCTGTAGGTGGATTTTGGCTCCAGATTTACTAAGCTTAAGTGTTGCTTCTCACCACTAACTATTCGTTCCTGAACAATTCCTCCTACTAGACTATGGCCCATTTTAACCCACGTGAGTTTATATGCCATCACGGTAAAGAGAGACATCCAGTTAACTTGGATGCAAGTGTCATTCACAAAATGGATGGAGAGTTGAATTCGTTCAGATATAGGAGGTGTCATCCTTTCTCTGTCCTCCCTGTCAGGCACAGTAGGGAGTGTGGCTATGGTGGGATTGAGAGGATTGTATTTGCTACTTGGGGAAGGAACTGATGAGGTGGGAACCAATGTAGTTGGCATGGCTGTTGCTGGGACTGGGGTGATGATAAGTGGCGGGccaggggtggtggtgggacaTGACAACATATTCATATTGAGCTCCCTGACTGCCATACCTCGGACCTGCTCTGGTCCCTGGCACATAAAACCCCGTACATTGATGGAAGCTGGAATAAATTTGAGCCATTCAGTGACCCACTTAATACTGCAGTCACACAACCAGGGATTATTTCTTACAGTGAGCTGCCTCAGGCTGTGGAGGTTATCAAACACCCCCTTTACCAACAACCGAAGTTGATTGTTGGAAATATCAAGACGTTCCAACTTGTGGAGGTTTGAAAAGGCTGTGAGTGGTATATGGGTTATCTGGTTGTCCTGCAAGTAGAGCCTTAGCAGATGGGTACCTGGAAGATCAGGAGGAGGATGGGTCAGTGAATTCCGCACTATAGAGAATTCCTTGAGCTTGGAGAGGTGGCTGAAGGTGCCTTCAGCTATGCCTTTATTAGTAAGGAGATTACCATCCAGAATCAGACGCTCCAGACTTGTAAGATTCTGAAAAGCCAGTTCTGAAATGACAGCAATTCTGTTTTCATCTACTCGCAGTTCTTGTAAGTCCACCGGAAGGCCGACTGGTACGCTGCTTAAGTGATTCTTGGACAAGAACAGAAGCTTGAGGCTGATAGCCTCCCGGAATGCCCCATCCTCAACACCAACAGTGGAAATGGAGTTATCATCGAGGTGCAACTCTTCCAGTTTCAAAAGCTGAGCAAGGGCAGCCCGAGAAATTGTCTGGATGTTGTTTTCCTGCAGGTGGAGAACCCTGACGTTCTTGGGCAGGTTCATAGGGAATTCATCTAATTGGTTGCCATACAGGTAGACTGTGTGCACAGACTGGACGTTGTGCAACTCTGCAGGAAACCCAGCATTATTAATTTGGTTATTATGGAGGTAGAGGACGGTTACACCCTCCGGTATCCCAAGAGGCACTGAGGTCAAGCTTCGCTCATTACAGTAGACAAAGTTTCGGTCACAGCGGCACACTTTCGGGCAGGCTGAAGTTTTGGAGACCTGCATGTAGAGCCCCAGGGAAAAGATAAGCCATGATTTCATGAGAACAGCCCAATCTGTGGGCCACATTCTAGTCCGCAAACCCATTTCTAATTTCAAGAAATAAAGTACCAAAGTGTTAAAGAACTGATAACAATAATAAAGCACAGGTAGTAAAATCTCAGGTCATTAAAATTGGCTTCTATTTATGTCCAGTGTTCAGGCCAGAGTTAAAGTCCTGGAGGCTAAGTACAAAATAATCCTTTTATAATTGGCCTACCTCCTACTTTTGATAAGAAAGACACAGTCTTATTAGCCAGGGTTACAAAGTTTGTTGCCTTCCTCCAtgtctgctgaaaaaaacaacagccgTGTCTTTCCAGGTGAGCAACGGGTTAACTTAAAGCTACCAGAAGTTGTCCATGTATGAGTTGCTTGGAAGGATATTTCCTTTCACTGCAGTCTGTTGGTGTTACACTCAGCTCTCTGAAGTCAACAAAGCCCTCATATCAGCTATCTGCTGTTCATGGCCTTCCTgtaacagaaaagagaaaagaaaaggctgaataGCATATGTTTAATAGGGAAGACCAAGCCCATTGGAAGACTATTTTAAGGCTGTGATCTTTATGggtttctggaaaaaaaaaggcattaataTTAAACACTGCTTAATATTACTGTTAAATAGTCTTGAAATAGATTTCATGCAAAGTCATTGCAGTGACAGAAGGACCTTCAGTGATTTCAGTGAAAGCTACATCTATGACTTGTGGTTGCATATTGTAACAGTCTTTGTACTCTTACGGGCTTTTTCAAATCctaaaccaaaaccattttacATACATAAAACTAAAACATTTAACTGGAGGTTTTTTGCTCagttttaggggttttttttcttcctttgcaggACCACTAACTTCAATGAATACTATTCACCAGTACATGACAGAATATGTTCTGGACTGCATTACTTAATCATGTTGtatgctttttcatttcctaaCAGACTCTAGAAAGTTCTGCTTCTATTTCACCAATGCCATTATGTAAATACTTCAGCTTAATGCACACTTCCAGATTATAGCACCTCACTACAGTGAATTAGTTACTTATGAGAAGAGTCTTATAAACAAGTGTGGTAATCCACAAATATCAGAGATCCTGCTGTAAGGCACATATTTACTGCAACTATCATCTTAATATTGCTTCTGATGTGAACTGTGCTGTCAGTAGACTTCAGAATTAGCTTAGCACTAAATGAAAAAGGCTCACATCTGCTAACTTACTGTCTTAGGGTATCAGCTGAAATTACAATAGTTTTGCAGAAGAGTTCTTCCTTTAAAACCAAAAGGTTTCATTCTGCTTCAAAGTTGTCTATGCATGACTAAATAAACAACTGTTATCTTTAGTACAGATgagtttttaaaggaaattttcagcTTCTAAGTGCACTTTTTAACACTTACCTTCCCAGCTATGCTTTGAGATATATAACCAAACAATTAAACTCTATAAAGAATGCAATTAAAAATCCTGTACTGTATGATGTTATCTTGTCTTCTTATGTGCTGTTTccaataactgaaaaaaatctgcactttACATATTTGAACCTAATGAAGGATAACCTTGACAAGTATCAGGCATGTATAGATCTCAGTGTCTTGAACTGCAGTTACATAAGAACAGTATACTACAGATTTTGTTGACTCAAATCAAAACTCATTGTCTCGGAttccagaaaaacagaatttcagtgGACAGAAAtcatgtttgaaaatattttttttcttttatttagaaGTTTAAGTATTATGCAAgtaattcagaaagaaatcaggAGTTCACAGAAGCTTGTTCTTCTATTGCAGTGGTACAGTTTATAACATGTTCTGAATGCTGCTTTTGGACCACATGGAGTGACAGTACACGACATCCTTTTTAGCAGTGAAACTGTTACAACCCTTCAATCTTGCACTTTTacattactatttttatttggagAATCATGAGGTACTAGCCTCATGGCTAGAATGGCTAAAGAGATAAAGTGAGACCCTGAAAAATCCTGTAGATTGTGAATTCAAATGGTAAATATACCTATACTGTAGTGAAGTTGTCCTTTTCTAGAAATAGTAAGATTAGCTACCCCATCGTCCACAGTTTTCTCTCTCACAGGCATATTTCAGTCAAGAGTGGTTTCTTTTGAATTATGTAAGATGACGCGATACTGCAGAGAATCTCTAACAGGATTACATTCTAATATAAGCCTAAGTGTGACAGTTTATCTGCCTTTAATATGGCCTGGCTCCCATCTAGGTCATACAGCTCTGATCCATCATGACACCATCtttataaaataagaaagaatgTGCAGAGCCTCCTATGAGATGCTTGGGACCACATAGAGTAATAGTGGTTCTTTCACTCCCTTGCCACTATCAGAGAGACTGTACCTTCTAACAGTGCCAATACCCTGCCCTAAGCTCTTGTTTGATTCTAAGTCAGATTGCTGATTAGGTTTTATTCGACTCCTGGGTATGACAGAAAACCCAGCTGAGGATCAGCAGccacaggcagctgcagctcctgattTGCTGGGAATTTCCTAGGGAGGGAATGTCATATTAAAAGTGATGTGTGCACTCACCTTATTCTAGGACTCTTCCCAGAGTACCTTTCACCTAGGCAAATGTGACATCTGAATAAAAGATTTCAGTAGCAATTCTAGCAAACCAGGTCAAACGTACAGCACTTCTCATCAGGTACTGCAAGTGAAAGAGCTTTGACTGGACAGTCACTTAAGCATAACAGCACTTTGAAAGCTGGCACTCTGGAGTTTATCTCCTTTGTACTGTTATATAGACTTTGCCCTTAGAAATCTGTTAAAGCTTTCCTACTGTTTTCTCCCCTTCTGATGGTGAGAAAGGGAGTTCCCATATTAATGCCAATATCCTAACCTCAGCTATCAGTCCTTAGTAAACTGATACTATGAAACTCAGTACAGAAAATATGCATTGGTATATACTGTTGATTGTATTAAGGAAGAGCACATGGACAAATCTAAACATGCATTTATGACTTCAGGGTTGACTGTGGAGTGACAGAGGGAAGGAATGAGGAGGACAGAAGAGAACTGAGTatgtttaaatatattatttaaaaaaagcttaacCTCAGTAATCTTTTGCAACTGTCTAATGATAATTCATAGTAACGGTCATGGCTGCACTATTGTTCAGCAAATCTCAAGGCCCTAATGCAGAAGTGAATTGTGTCCCTGTGTCAGAAGTCTCTACCCCAAACACATTAAAAAGTCTGAAGAGCTGAACAACCTGCTTGATTTAAAGAAGAAACTCCATGAAGGAAAAACATCCTCAGCAAATTCCAGAAGGctgaaaaagctgaaactgTTTGTTCTTCAGCAATCTGCCAAAACTGAAGGCGGGTAGAGTAACTGAGCTTTCTCCCTATCCCTGCCATGTTGGCGTCCTACAGCAAGCTCTCTGTTTTATTACACAAACTGAACTGAGTCTCTCTGTGAGTGAACCGATGATTTGTACAAGCAGAATTTTGGAAGTGGAGGAATTAAGGGCACTCAATGTCCTTAGTTTTCATGATTGTAAATCTCAGCAATCAACTCATAAACTACAGATGGCAGTGACTGCTTATTGCGAAGCCAGGAAGTTCTAAAAATCAATTCAGGAAAAGAGGATGAGAGTAATTGAAACTATTGTGGTTAACTTAAAATTAAACACATCAACAAGCAAATACCTCAATAACAGCACATCTGCTGATCATAACTTTGGtcatttttatttgtacttCTTTACCCTGTTTGAGGTAAGGAAATTTGATTTTCT harbors:
- the FLRT2 gene encoding leucine-rich repeat transmembrane protein FLRT2, which gives rise to MGLRTRMWPTDWAVLMKSWLIFSLGLYMQVSKTSACPKVCRCDRNFVYCNERSLTSVPLGIPEGVTVLYLHNNQINNAGFPAELHNVQSVHTVYLYGNQLDEFPMNLPKNVRVLHLQENNIQTISRAALAQLLKLEELHLDDNSISTVGVEDGAFREAISLKLLFLSKNHLSSVPVGLPVDLQELRVDENRIAVISELAFQNLTSLERLILDGNLLTNKGIAEGTFSHLSKLKEFSIVRNSLTHPPPDLPGTHLLRLYLQDNQITHIPLTAFSNLHKLERLDISNNQLRLLVKGVFDNLHSLRQLTVRNNPWLCDCSIKWVTEWLKFIPASINVRGFMCQGPEQVRGMAVRELNMNMLSCPTTTPGPPLIITPVPATAMPTTLVPTSSVPSPSSKYNPLNPTIATLPTVPDREDRERMTPPISERIQLSIHFVNDTCIQVNWMSLFTVMAYKLTWVKMGHSLVGGIVQERIVSGEKQHLSLVNLEPKSTYRICLVPLDTYNNYRTGEDTICSEATTKASFLSNGSNIPSSHEQTTSQNLGSPFLLAGLIGGAVIFVLVVLLSVFCWHMHKKGRYTSQKWKYNRGRRKDDYCEAGTKKDNSILEMTETSFQIVSLNNDQLLKGDFRLQPIYTPNGGINYTDCHIPNNMRYCNSNVSDLEHCHT